In Oryza sativa Japonica Group chromosome 2, ASM3414082v1, the following are encoded in one genomic region:
- the LOC4331275 gene encoding epimerase family protein SDR39U1 homolog, chloroplastic isoform X2, whose product MPISTRWSPEIKKEIKESRINVTSKVVNYINNASGDARPSVFVSATAIGFYGTSEISSFDESSPSGNDYLAEVCREWEARACQVNQEDVRLVLLRIGVVLGKDGGALAKMIPLFMMFAGGPLGTGRQWFSWIHQDDLVDLIYESLKNPSYKGVINGTAPNPVRLSEMCERLGRVVGRPSWLPVPEIALKAVLGEGASVVLEGQKVLPVKAKQLGFSYRYPYVQDALRAIARDL is encoded by the exons ATTAAGAAGGAAATCAAGGAAAGCCGAATCAACGTTACATCAAAA GTGGTGAATTACATAAATAATGCCAGTGGTGATGCTCGGCCCTCAGTTTTCGTGAGCGCAACAGCCATTGGCTTCTATG GTACCAGTGAGATCAGTAGCTTCGATGAGTCAAGTCCGTCAGGCAATGACTATCTAGCAGAG GTGTGTCGAGAGTGGGAGGCCAGGGCATGCCAAGTAAACCAAGAGGATGTTAGGCTTGTGCTTCTTCGGATTGGGGTTGTTCtcggcaaggacggcggcgctctAG CCAAGATGATTCCCCTTTTTATGATGTTTGCCGGCGGCCCCCTGGGGACGGGACGGCAATG GTTTTCCTGGATTCACCAGGACGACCTGGTGGACCTCATCTACGAGTCCCTCAAGAACCCATCATATAAAG GCGTGATAAACGGAACCGCACCCAACCCGGTTCGGCTGTCGGAGATGTGCGAGCGGCTGGGGCGAGTCGTCGGCCGCCCCTCCTGGCTGCCGGTGCCAGAAATCGCCCTCAAAGCGGTGCTCGGAGAAGGTGCATCAGTG GTCCTGGAAGGGCAGAAGGTTCTTCCTGTGAAGGCCAAGCAACTGGGCTTCTCCTACCGATACCCCTATGTACAGGATGCACTCCGGGCCATTGCCAGGGACCTATGA